Proteins from a genomic interval of Osmia bicornis bicornis chromosome 13, iOsmBic2.1, whole genome shotgun sequence:
- the LOC114874862 gene encoding transcription factor SPT20 homolog yields the protein MKIATTLFLFVVVGCTWRETLGTCVFQSDFGFVLNCAFKKSGLFRVRNLGGVKGYVGLGFSVGDELGFAQSLSNVEAAKRRSVQTNRGGVPSYTNVASNRDEVRQHAQSTRQVVPPFKPLPPGAARPIAQQPERQKLVVQQNSTALRTVPAPSLSTTQQDLLRQQQQSMQQEMKQKQQQKLQQEAFAMQVLKQQRLQQQEAMRQQQLQKLQQQQKQQQLMAQQQKRHQHVVSMQVKRDQMPQVVAVATGMPAKLPNIVAAIPPAGSIMEPETPSKSSSSDSLPPFITMPPSSAQLTDRISNSPAILEDSVNEVSKDDFGQLPLPGEDAASSVNEMTLLSLQPVSSESSQSLPQQQNEKRQSLPSSLPSLEPIQGMETSLKALAEASNITLEALEAAILLRQQQLMQKQQGPSTTSTTTTTVSPNKNKYNSGATKVMNAPREYYPMGYDKNFDDNFASRVDLPDTSFYCGDQKHFPGLYADEDLGCMVFHVCALTDDGLIMKSFLCPESTLFDQTILKCNWWFYVDCKASKSLYDSNIPISKSYQLMKALAFFSAYKNHDNSTSTAQENSETDSS from the exons ATGAAGATCGCCACGACCTTGTTCCTCTTCGTAGTCGTCG GATGCACGTGGCGGGAGACACTAGGGACGTGTGTGTTTCAATCGGACTTTGGTTTTGTGCTTAACTGCGCCTTCAAAAAATCCGGCCTATTTCGAGTACGAAATCTTGGAGGGGTCAAAGGTTACGTCGGCCTGG GGTTCTCCGTCGGCGACGAGTTAGGTTTTGCTCAGTCTTTGTCAAACGTGGAGGCTGCCAAAAGAAGAAGCGTGCAAACTAACAGAGGCGGTGTACCATCTTACACTAATGTG GCTTCCAATCGTGACGAAGTCAGGCAACATGCACAAAGTACTCGACAAGTGGTGCCTCCTTTCAAGCCTCTACCACCAGGAGCAGCAAGACCAATTGCTCAACAACCGGAACGCCAGAAGTTGGTTGTTCAACAAAATTCTACAGCTCTTAGAACAGTGCCGGCACCATCTTTATCAACGACTCAACAAGATCTTTTAAGGCAACAGCAACAATCGATGCAGCAAGAGATGAAACAGAAGCAACAACAAAAGTTGCAGCAGGAAGCATTCGCGATGCAAGTGTTGAAACAACAGAGGCTACAGCAACAGGAAGCCATGAGACAGCAACAGTTACAGAAACTTCAGCAACAACAGAAACAGCAGCAATTAATGGCACAACAACAGAAGAGGCATCAGCATGTAGTTTCTATGCAAGTGAAGAGAGATCAGATGCCACAGGTGGTTGCAGTTGCAACTGGAATGCCAGCAAAGTTGCCTAATATCGTTGCTGCAATTCCTCCAGCTGGAAGCATTATGGAACCTGAAACTCCATCGAAATCATCGTCTTCAGATAGTTTGCCTCCCTTCATCACGATGCCACCATCATCAGCACAGTTGACCGATCGAATAAGCAATAGTCCTGCTATTCTGGAGGACTCTGTCAATGAGGTGTCGAAGGATGATTTCGGTCAG CTGCCTTTGCCTGGAGAAGATGCTGCATCATCAGTAAACGAGATGACTCTACTGTCTCTTCAACCAGTGTCATCTGAATCAAGTCAGTCCTTGCCACAACAGCAAAATGAGAAACGACAATCGTTGCCATCATCCTTGCCATCATTAGAACCTATTCAAGGGATGGAAACATCCTTGAAAGCTCTGGCAGAAGCCAGTAATATTACTCTGGAAGCTTTGGAAGCAGCAATTTTATTAAGGCAACAGCAACTTATGCAAAAGCAGCAGGGACCATCCACTACTAGTACTACGACGACCACTGTGTCTCCCaataaaaa taaatataattctgGAGCCACTAAGGTGATGAATGCACCTCGTGAATATTATCCAATGGGTTATGACAAAAACTTTGATGACAATTTTGCTAGTCGAGTAGATCTTCCAGATACGAGCTTTTACTGTGGGGATCAGAAACACTTTCCAGGACTTTATGCTGATGAAGATCTTGGCTGCATg gTGTTTCACGTCTGTGCTTTAACAGACGATGGTCTGATCATGAAGAGCTTCCTCTGTCCTGAATCGACCTTATTCGATCAAACAATTCTGAAATGCAACTGGTGGTTCTACGTGGACTGCAAAGCCTCGAAGAGCTTATACGATAGCAATATTCCAATTAGCAAAAGCTATCAACTAATGAAAGCTTTAGCATTCTTTTCAGCGTACAAAAACCATGATAATAGTACAAGTACCGCTCAAGAAAATTCGGAAACAGATAGTTCGTGA
- the LOC114874861 gene encoding thrombospondin type-1 domain-containing protein 4-like, with the protein MDRAILFALLISLTCFSSSCGGHLIDGIFTEPTLERGYNLVATVPRGALALNVTQLRHTENYLAIKLQNGTYLLNGNYSINLSGKYPAAGTTFTYLRQSPQNLESFSAIGPLHEPIDVMVLYQEPNPGIVYRYIIPGSVSVPPNPHLGPKTVSAKASEPIVPSVPHKKIETGTNINDATQTYLPRRYKKRKFIWKASGFTECSRTCGGGIQMIRYVCIREHTQSQVPEKRCHALEKPRETQTRCNTMPCPPKWRPGPWSDCSVTCGTGNRIRELECVQEIKSSLIMRIADGACMEPKILSTNEVCEMPACEYETKTTTTTLSPSQWSVGTWSSCSTTCGPGKKTRTANCITQGPPCDLEEKPITQEACDLGPCTTKPPQTNIISTRLQSPQWLYTEWSEGCSAECGIGVQTRKVFCEKGPEDEFCEESTRPETARTCSSNRTCSGQWFSGPWSECSSECDGGEQVREAVCVTTLRGSLRVVLDMNCPANKPETRRACNGPPCTSMWFISDWTECSRSCGKGIQKREVKCLNKDGQTPDHYELHCTENDRPISRRTCNDYPCRDDMHGAENHHRVLQVQNDPEISNGLEENPLCKDTISNCNLVLQARLCTYQFYQQLCCLSCSRAKQELE; encoded by the exons ATGGATCGAGCTATCCTGTTCGCTCTATTGATATCTCTGACG TGCTTTTCGAGTAGCTGCGGTGGACACCTTATCGATGGCATTTTCACGGAACCAACCTTGGAACGGGGTTACAATCTGGTTGCGACAGTTCCAAGAGGTGCTCTGGCTCTGAACGTGACACAATTACGTCACACGGAGAATTATTTGG caataaaattgcaaaatggtACCTACTTGTTGAATGGAAATTATAGTATTAACTTATCCGGCAAGTATCCAGCAGCTGGGACAACTTTCACCTATCTTCGTCAAAGTCCTCAAAATTTGGAAAGCTTCTCTGCTATTGGTCCATTGCACGAACCCATCGATGTTATG GTTTTGTATCAAGAACCAAATCCTGGTATCGTGTACCGATATATCATCCCTGGAAGTGTGAGTGTCCCTCCGAATCCTCATCTTGGACCTAAAACAG TTTCTGCCAAAGCTAGTGAACCTATCGTACCATCTGTTCCACACAAAAA AATAGAAACTGGAACTAACATCAACGATGCAACTCAAACCTATCTTCCAAGACGttacaagaaaagaaaatttatatggAAAGCAAGTGGTTTCACTGAATGCAGCAGGACTTGTGGAGGAG GTATTCAGATGATAAGATACGTGTGTATAAGGGAACACACGCAAAGTCAAGTGCCAGAAAAGAGGTGTCATGCTTTAGAAAAGCCACGAGAAACTCAAACGAGATGTAACACTATGCCTTGCCCTCCCAA ATGGAGACCTGGTCCTTGGAGCGACTGTTCCGTTACTTGTGGTACCGGAAATCGCATCAGAGAGTTGGAATGCGTGCAAGAAATAAAATCATCATTAATAATGAGAATAGCCGATGGCGCCTGTATGGAACCAAAAATTCTTTCTACGAACGAGGTTTGTGAAATGCCAGCGTGTGAATATGAGACGAAAACAACGACGACCACATTATCGCCTTCACAGTGGAGCGTGGGCACATGGTCTTCG TGCTCAACAACTTGTGGACCAGGTAAGAAAACAAGAACTGCAAATTGCATCACACAAGGACCTCCTTGTGATCTTGAAGAAAAGCCTATTACTCAAGAAGCTTGCGATCTGGGACCCTGTACCACTAAACCACCTCAAACGAATATTATTTCAACGAGACTTCAAAGTCCACAGTGGTTGTACACCGAATGGTCCGAAGGG TGTTCAGCAGAATGTGGGATTGGAGTGCAAACGAGGAAGGTTTTCTGTGAAAAGGGACCAGAAGATGAATTTTGCGAGGAATCAACTCGACCTGAGACTGCAAGGACATGTTCCAGTAACAGGACATGCAGTGGACAATGGTTTTCAGGACCTTGGTCTGAG tgtTCTTCAGAATGTGATGGAGGAGAACAAGTGAGAGAAGCAGTCTGTGTAACAACCCTTCGTGGATCTCTTCGAGTTGTCCTCGATATGAATTGTCCTGCGAACAAACCGGAAACGAGAAGAGCTTGCAATGGTCCACCATGCACATCCATGTGGTTCATATCAGACTGGACAGaa TGCTCTCGATCGTGTGGAAAGGGTATTCAGAAGAGAGAAGTCAAATGTTTGAACAAAGACGGTCAAACACCAGACCACTACGAACTCCATTGCACGGAAAATGATCGTCCTATTTCCCGAAGGACTTGCAATGATTATCCTTGCAGAGACGATATGCACGGGGCTGAGAATCATCACAGGGTTCTGCAAGTTCAAAACGATCCAGAAATCTCAAATG gACTCGAGGAAAATCCACTTTGCAAGGACACCATATCAAACTGCAATTTAGTCCTGCAAGCTCGTCTCTGCACTTACCAATTTTACCAACAGCTGTGTTGTCTCTCGTGTTCCAGAGCTAAGCAAGAGTTAGAATGA